From Pagrus major chromosome 18, Pma_NU_1.0, a single genomic window includes:
- the nexmifb gene encoding neurite extension and migration factor — MDVLTDSSLTLIVKTPEPENANAVENTGVCEQSGDLSLCGLVDAALPPSSPPPAAETSQQACPTHPRTTPTSPTLPLPLGTDSTLSLTAAPCTPSDDAPTVVPHLHHTTTPTSLPTPPVSSWGPTGDTQKSSLLLPVALPLSASMMEPSTVSALTEECLLQPTRTCLGCFIETRDATDPNSIPNTPHDPNTNPDTETGLSVRIGDVSREDFSDINNISIQCLSHAGEAVSHYGEQLLSDQLLSFPLPKASGEGKRVDENKTTEDCEDPEDDATAKNLYDGLLLDKVSGEEVLLANASQDWGYFESFISESKMELLDLCSKNELSVNLFSEEDVDNLFDDEDDDSTLSSDVCSLKIRYESFQDNMREKTNVLQEETQFNFFPSVLANCAKKEEGAGVLRRSTEELPPKTDELILETGQEGKAGDCSGRSPLDGSQGSPMSTPKVNYLMDFNSTEESGEFSDDSSCTGSSSDTLQEGKFNKGHSKRLLSPSNPLNYGLRSKRKVRYSDDYLYDVDSLESEKNAEKKEKAPAGQKEEEDVDWCPKKRRKSCRKEPPVVIKYIIINRFKGERLMSVKLGKLDPVDATVSLNTDTVSKYETLAPLKDFWQERQRERQEQLKLAARDKQQRGFHLNGRHHRPFNSSHPKRKYKIANRLKVQRIHTVEQSATAQGSPLSDRGQGGVTKEEATPMVGGIIAAPGLPVTLDTNSITHTVTAKSRSQEREEREGRRLGGNKTVRIRKFKSEARLRSKKMKEAEGEEGRSVTNETDACVAAAQIEDPTAGLEEAGISSTTVKPHFSDNATTAHTSEEKFPFVSSTCSPDKAPSSEEVEAGVPVIPGGYLQTLLDATDSSGGAAISYFPQQPSRQQYPLGLSLEEKQFSSLQLAQSCVLSPPSESELQQSPQNCPSFPQMWHPQLCASHSQSFGPETPETPILPNNFPAAVPLNDSLPVSNYSQLSPEADRLLYEKSYLTEAGLQPGADLQVCQSACVEGQVQYQRGSLCTDNGRLISYDSVGSLSASSSNYSSLSLKSCEREGEEEGRDSFLAHCSPKVVIQQSVDSLTPLRESSDLLDISNFTPDKFRHSSLSELSPPETPNLSPQVVGREMKMAGNVGEYQDVNDMSMDCNREVKWNCDVMQQQEHTANAYPVEEGQFPLHNFNSQDVLCLDKKELGVTEFDEQTDEMMAGSKSIKSKRKGNCKQTAAGQSPKKVRAPRAPKSEKAKTPKQNSRSTKKIKAMLEGKAAKNQAGGCGTGLTDSSSTGDWSGTGWSESNSLVGDDQREFEEPSNILSNIVSGMAEVQRFMMASIEPLWNPMSEACMPSEANSLNLKTLKILAGTEADLKKKGAVLTGAGRGRKAGGKGGKNQAKFNPSHPLFPQLALGCNMFDKPNFINPGPAHKKLYRHKTSAKFPRIETLKGKRAERDPNKDIALMTSFEKLR; from the exons ATGGATGTGTTAACAGACAGCAGTCTCACATTGATCGTGAAGACTCCAGAACCGGAGAATGCAAATGCAGTGGAGAACACAG gggTATGTGAGCAGAGTGGCGATCTGAGTCTGTGTGGGCTCGTTGATgctgctctccctccatcctcacctcctcctgccGCAGAGACTTCACAACAGGCCTGCCCAACACACCCGAGGACCACGCCTACATCACCAACCCTCCCCCTGCCCCTTGGCACTGACTCCACTCTGAGCCTGACAGCGGCCCCCTGCACTCCCTCCGATGACGCTCCAACAGTAGTCCCCCACCTTCACCACACTACCACTCCCACATCACTTCCCACCCCACCTGTAAGCTCCTGGGGCCCAACAGGAGACACCCAGAAGAGTTCCCTCCTGCTGCCTGTTGCCCTCCCTCTGTCAGCTTCAATGATGGAGCCCAGCACAGTGTCTGCCCTGACAGAGGAGTGTCTTCTTCAGCCTACCCGCACCTGCCTCGGCTGCTTCATTGAGACCCGTGATGCTACTGATCCTAATTCCATCCCCAACACACCCCATGACCCTAACACCAACCCTGACACAGAGACTGGACTAAGTGTGAGGATAGGGGATGTGAGCCGAGAGGACTTCTctgacatcaacaacatcagcatCCAGTGCCTGAGCCATGCGGGGGAGGCAGTGAGTCACTATGGAGAACAACTCCTCTCTGACCAGCTACTTAGCTTTCCTCTGCCGAAAGCCTCAGGTGAGGGCAAGAGagtggatgaaaacaaaacaacagaggaCTGTGAAGACCCAGAGGATGATGCAACCGCTAAGAACTTGTATGATGGACTGTTACTGGACAAAGTGAGCGGAGAGGAGGTTCTGCTTGCTAATGCCAGCCAGGACTGGGGCTACTTTGAATCCTTCATCAGTGAGAGTAAGATGGAACTGCTGGACCTTTGTTCTAAGAATGAACTGTCTGTCAACCTCTTCTCTGAGGAAGACGTTGACAATCTATTCGATGACGAAGACGATGACTCGACTTTAAGCAGTGATGTCTGTTCGCTTAAGATTCGTTATGAGTCTTTCCAGGACAACAtgagggaaaaaacaaatgtgctcCAGGAGGAGACACAGTTCAACTTCTTCCCTAGTGTTCTGGCCAACTGTGCCAAGAAAGAGGAAGGAGCAGGAGTCTTGAGGAGGAGCACTGAGGAGCTTCCGCCCAAAACTGATGAGCTCATCCTTGAAACAGGGCAGGAAGGAAAGGCTGGGGACTGCAGTGGTAGGAGCCCCCTTGATGGGTCCCAAGGCTCGCCCATGTCAACTCCCAAAGTCAACTACCTGATGGACTTCAATTCCACAGAGGAGTCTGGCGAATTCAGTGACGACAGCTCCTGCACTGGCTCCTCCTCAGACACCCTGCAGGAGGGCAAGTTTAATAAGGGCCACTCAAAGAGATTGCTCAGCCCCTCTAACCCTCTCAACTATGGTTTGCGCTCCAAGAGAAAGGTTCGATACAGTGATGATTACTTATATGATGTTGATTCGCTTGAGAGTGAGAAGAatgcagagaaaaaagagaaagctcCTGCTGGtcaaaaagaagaggaagatgttGACTGGTGCCCCAAAAAACGTCGGAAATCCTGTCGCAAAGAACCGCCAGTGGTCATCAAGTACATCATCATCAATAGGTTTAAAGGAGAGAGGCTCATGTCAGTGAAATTGGGCAAGTTGGACCCTGTGGATGCTACTGTGAgcttaaacacagacacagtaagCAAATATGAGACACTGGCTCCTCTGAAGGATTTCTGGCAggagaggcaaagagagagacaggaacaGCTTAAGCTGGCAGCCAGAGATAAACAACAACGCGGTTTTCATCTAAACGGACGCCATCATCGCCCTTTTAATTCTAGTCATCCCAAAAGGAAATACAAGATTGCAAACAGGCTTAAGGTTCAGAGGATTCACACTGTGGAGCAATCAGCAACAGCACAAGGCTCCCCTCTTTCTGATCGGGGCCAGGGAGGTGTCACTAAAGAAGAGGCCACCCCCATGGTTGGGGGAATAATAGCAGCCCCCGGCCTCCCAGTGACATTAGACACAAACTCCATCACGCACACAGTTACAGCCAAGAGCCGCTcccaggagagggaggagagggaggggaggagattgggaggaaataaaacagtcaGGATAAGGAAATTCAAAAGCGAAGCCAGGCTGAGGagcaagaaaatgaaagaggcagaaggagaggaggggaggagcgTGACAAATGAAACGGATGCCTGTGTCGCTGCGGCACAGATTGAGGACCCTACTGCTGGGTTAGAAGAGGCAGGCATTAGCTCGACTACAGTCAAACCCCATTTTTCTGACAATGCCACCACCGCTCACACGTCTGAGGAGAAATTCCCCTTTGTTTCGTCCACCTGCTCTCCTGACAAAGCTCCCTCctcagaggaggtggaggcggGTGTCCCTGTCATCCCGGGGGGCTACCTGCAGACCCTGTTAGATGCTACAGACTCCTCTGGTGGGGCAGCTATCTCTTATTTCCCCCAGCAGCCCTCTAGGCAGCAGTATCCTCTGGGGCTATCCCTAGAGGAGAAACAGTTTTCTTCTCTGCAGCTTGCTCAGAGCtgcgtcctctctcctccctcagagTCAGAGCTCCAGCAGTCTCCCCAGAACTGCCCCAGCTTCCCCCAGATGTGGCATCCACAGCTCTGTGCAAGTCACAGCCAGAGCTTTGGACCTGAGACCCCTGAGACTCCCATCTTGCCCAACAACTTCCCAGCTGCTGTACCCCTGAATGACAGCCTGCCAGTGTCTAACTACAGCCAGCTGAGCCCTGAGGCTGACAGGCTACTTTATGAGAAGAGCTACCTGACTGAGGCTGGGCTGCAGCCTGGGGCAGATCTGCAAGTGTGTCAGTCTGCTTGTGTGGAGGGCCAGGTGCAATACCAGAGAGGGTCCCTATGCACAGACAATGGCAGGCTCATCAGCTATGACTCAGTGGGCTCTCTGTCAGCCTCCTCCAGCAATTACAGCTCCCTCAGCCTCAAGTCTTGTGAGcgagagggtgaggaggagggccGAGACAGCTTCTTAGCTCATTGCAGTCCTAAAGTGGTGATTCAGCAGAGTGTGGACTCCCTTACCCCACTCAGGGAGTCCTCAGACCTGCTGGACATCTCCAACTTCACCCCTGACAAGTTTAGACACTCATCACTGTCAGAGCTTTCCCCTCCTGAGACCCCTAACCTGTCCCCCCAAGTGGTGGGGCGTGAGATGAAGATGGCGGGGAATGTTGGAGAATACCAGGATGTGAATGATATGAGTATGGACTGCAATAGGGAGGTGAAGTGGAACTGTGACGTCATGCAGCAACAAGAGCACACGGCAAATGCATACCCAGTGGAAGAAGGCCAATTTCCGCTACACAACTTTAACAGTcaggatgtgttgtgtttggatAAAAAGGAGCTGGGAGTTACAGAATTTGATGAACAGACTGATGAGATGATGGCTGGTTCGAAAAGCATTAAGTCAAAGAGGAAAGGCAATTGCAAACAGACAGCTGCAGGACAGAGCCCAAAGAAAGTCAGGGCTCCCAGAGCTCCCAAGTCAGAAAAGGCCAAGACGCCCAAACAGAACTCACGCTCCACCAAAAAGATCAAGGCCATGTTGGAGGGTAAGGCAGCAAAGAACCAGGCAGGTGGTTGTGGCACAGGCCTGACTGACAGTAGTAGCACTGGGGACTGGTCTGGCACTGGCTGGTCAGAGAGCAACAGCCTGGTTGGAGATGACCAGAGAGAATTTGAGGAGCCCTCCAATATTCTGTCCAACATTGTATCTGGCATGGCTGAGGTCCAAAGGTTCATGATGGCCTCCATTGAGCCACTGTGGAATCCCATGTCTGAGGCCTGCATGCCCTCTGAGGCCAATAGCCTCAACC